One stretch of Harmonia axyridis chromosome 1, icHarAxyr1.1, whole genome shotgun sequence DNA includes these proteins:
- the LOC123679514 gene encoding LIM and SH3 domain protein F42H10.3 — protein sequence MSKKCARCDKTVYPTEELKCLDKIWHKPCFKCKECGMALNMRNYKGFNKEPYCEAHIPKAKATTMAETPELKRIAANTKIQSNVNYHADFEASKGKFTQVADDPEMLRIKQNTKIISNVAYHGELQRKAEMEQKRQLNENGLGEPQLMSSPTPIDHKNANQGPPSYQHPPSFNPNTNVAKINDYDTSSGMGASPYSSRNSQTLIYSSDHGGAVHNVGQNQHIGSVLDMDPVNHNYGSLGRVYRAMYDYEAQDVDEVSFVDGDLIINVSSLDGGWMTGQVKRTGQVGMLPANYVQLATI from the exons ATGAGCAAAAAGTGTGCTAGATGTGACAAAACGGTGTATCCAACCGAAGAATTGAAATGTCTGGATAAG ATATGGCATAAGCCATGCTTCAAATGtaaagaatgtggaatggctctcAACATGAGAAACTATAAAGGATTCAATAAGGAACCTTACTGTGAAGC CCATATTCCAAAAGCCAAAGCTACAACAATGGCTGAAACTCCAGAATTAAAAAGGATTGCAGCCAATACAAAGATCCAGTCAAATGTTAATTATCACGCCGATTTTGAAGCTAGCAAAGGAAAATTCACACAAGTAGCTGATGATCCTGAAATGTTGAGGATTAAGCAGAATACCAAAATAATAAGTAATGTAGCATACCATGGAGAGCTGCAACGAAAA gctgaaatggaacaaaaaagACAACTTAATGAAAATGGACTAGGAGAACCACAACTGATGTCATCACCCACACCAATAGATCATAAAAATGCCAATCAGGGGCCACCTAGCTATCAACATCCTCCATCATTCAATCCAAACACGAATGTTGCTAAAATTAATGATTATGACACTAGCTCAGGTATGGGGGCGAGTCCCTATTCTTCTAGAAATTCACAAACTTTAATATATTCATCGGATCACGGAGGAGCAGTTCACAATGTGGGACAGAATCAACATATTGGTTCTGTTCTTGATATGGATCCTGTTAATCATAATTATGGTTCTCTAGGAAGAGTTTACCGTGCTATGTATGATTATGAAGCGCAAGATGTGGATGAAGTTAGCTTTGTTGATGGAGATTTAATAATAAATGTTAGCAGTTTAGATGGTGGTTGGATGACAGGACAAGTTAAGCGTACTGGTCAAGTTGGGATGCTACCAGCAAATTATGTACAATTAGCTACCATTTAA